A window from Balearica regulorum gibbericeps isolate bBalReg1 chromosome 1, bBalReg1.pri, whole genome shotgun sequence encodes these proteins:
- the TRIM45 gene encoding E3 ubiquitin-protein ligase TRIM45 isoform X2: MSSGPRCPVCAEPWVSPRLLPCLHSLCAPCLRRLGTLGEPGRAVARSVLCPVCDAEVALPPGGVGQLTPDYLALNRGGAAAAGCDLCADGAAARRCLTCGADLCLFCCQAHRRQKKTASHAVTELENTEDCSPAGKPLFCPSHPTEELRLFCEQCDQPVCHDCVAGRHRQHPYDFTGNVIHRHGDALRELLKSTQQHTGALEDVLSQIDDMGSAVRSRAEAVATEICLFASGYVKAIEEHRDRLLKQLENLKVQKENLLHLQKAQLQQLLLDMRTGVEFTERLLTSGSDLEILITKGVVASRLAKLNSIAYNTHPSVDDGIQFSPREKAGQCCGYEVFGAILNKVVDPARCTLHGEDLHSVRQNQLTGFTLLCNDTTGERMGRGGEAVWVTITHKDKRDCAIKPTVCDNADGTYHISYSPEEPGLYTVCVYVKGQHVQGSPFTLMVKNKFLEHQGVFHCCTFCSSGGQKAARCACGGTMPGGYQGCGHGHKGHPGCPHWSCCGQVKKSSECLGGPPSNTPQRSFLRTVVL, encoded by the exons ATGTCCTCCGGGCCGCGCTGCCCGGTCTGCGCCGAGCCCTGGGTCTCGCCGCGGCTGTTGCCCTGCCTGCACTCGCTGTGCGCGCCCTGCCTACGGCGGCTCGGGACGTTgggggagccgggccgggccgtcgCCCGCAGCGTCCTCTGCCCGGTGTGCGACGCTGAGGTGGCGCTGCCCCCCGGCGGCGTCGGCCAGCTCACCCCCGACTACCTGGCGCTGAaccgcggcggggcggcggcagcggggtgCGACCTCTGCGCCGACGGGGCGGCTGCGAGGCGGTGCCTGACCTGCGGGGCCGACCTCTGCCTCTTCTGCTGCCAGGCCCACAG GAGACAGAAGAAGACGGCCTCGCATGCCGTGACGGAGCTGGAGAACACTGAGGATTGCAGCCCGGCAGGGAAGCCTCTCTTCTGCCCTTCCCATCCCACAGAGGAGCTAAGGCTGTTCTGCGAGCAGTGTGACCAGCCTGTGTGCCACGACTGCGTTGCAGGCAGGCACCGGCAGCACCCCTATGACTTTACCGGCAATGTCATCCACAGGCATGGGGATGCCCTGCGGGAGCTGCTGAAAAGCACCCAGCAGCACACGGGAGCCCTCGAGGATGTGCTGAGCCAGATTGATGACATGGGCAGTGCTGTCCGCAGTCGCGCAGAGGCTGTGGCCACAGAGATCTGTCTGTTTGCCAGTGGGTATGTGAAAGCAATTGAAGAACACCGGGACCGGTTGCTGAAGCAGCTGGAGAACTTGAAGGTGCAGAAGGAAAACCTACTGCACTTGCAGAaggctcagctgcagcagctgctgctggacatGAGGACAGGCGTGGAGTTCACAGAGCGCTTGCTGACAAGCGGCTCGGACCTGGAGATCCTCATCACCAAAGGCGTGGTGGCGAGCCGGCTGGCAAAGCTGAACAGCATTGCTTACAACACCCACCCCAGCGTGGACGATGGGATCCAGTTCTCTCCCCGTGAGAAGGCAGGGCAGTGTTGCGGCTATGAAGTTTTTGGGGCCATTCTCAATAAAGTGGTTGATCCAGCCAGATGTACCCTGCATGGGGAAG ATCTCCACAGTGTGCGTCAGAACCAGCTGACTGGCTTTACCCTGCTCTGCAATGACACCACGGGGGAGCGGATGGGACGAGGAGGAGAGGCCGTGTGGGTCACCATCACCCACAAGGACAAGAGAGACTG CGCAATCAAGCCAACAGTGTGTGATAACGCTGATGGGACCTACCATATTTCCTACAGCCCTGAGGAGCCAGGCTTGTATACTGTCTGCGTCTATGTGAAAGGGCAGCATGTACAG GGCTCTCCGTTCACTCTGATGGTGAAAAACAAGTTCCTTGAGCACCAAGGAGTGTTTCACTGCTGCACCTTCTGCTCAAGCGGAGGGCAGAAGGCTGCTCGCTGTGCCTGTGGGGGGACCATGCCAG GTGGGTACCAAGGCTGTGGCCACGGACACAAAGGTCACCCTGGCTGCCCACACTGGTCGTGCTGTGGACAAGTGAAGAAGAGCTCGGAGTGTTTGGGAGGGCCTCCCAGCAACACCCCACAGAGGAGTTTCCTCAGGACAGTGGTGCTGTGA
- the TRIM45 gene encoding E3 ubiquitin-protein ligase TRIM45 isoform X1 codes for MSSGPRCPVCAEPWVSPRLLPCLHSLCAPCLRRLGTLGEPGRAVARSVLCPVCDAEVALPPGGVGQLTPDYLALNRGGAAAAGCDLCADGAAARRCLTCGADLCLFCCQAHRRQKKTASHAVTELENTEDCSPAGKPLFCPSHPTEELRLFCEQCDQPVCHDCVAGRHRQHPYDFTGNVIHRHGDALRELLKSTQQHTGALEDVLSQIDDMGSAVRSRAEAVATEICLFASGYVKAIEEHRDRLLKQLENLKVQKENLLHLQKAQLQQLLLDMRTGVEFTERLLTSGSDLEILITKGVVASRLAKLNSIAYNTHPSVDDGIQFSPREKAGQCCGYEVFGAILNKVVDPARCTLHGEDLHSVRQNQLTGFTLLCNDTTGERMGRGGEAVWVTITHKDKRDCAIKPTVCDNADGTYHISYSPEEPGLYTVCVYVKGQHVQVGTKAVATDTKVTLAAHTGRAVDK; via the exons ATGTCCTCCGGGCCGCGCTGCCCGGTCTGCGCCGAGCCCTGGGTCTCGCCGCGGCTGTTGCCCTGCCTGCACTCGCTGTGCGCGCCCTGCCTACGGCGGCTCGGGACGTTgggggagccgggccgggccgtcgCCCGCAGCGTCCTCTGCCCGGTGTGCGACGCTGAGGTGGCGCTGCCCCCCGGCGGCGTCGGCCAGCTCACCCCCGACTACCTGGCGCTGAaccgcggcggggcggcggcagcggggtgCGACCTCTGCGCCGACGGGGCGGCTGCGAGGCGGTGCCTGACCTGCGGGGCCGACCTCTGCCTCTTCTGCTGCCAGGCCCACAG GAGACAGAAGAAGACGGCCTCGCATGCCGTGACGGAGCTGGAGAACACTGAGGATTGCAGCCCGGCAGGGAAGCCTCTCTTCTGCCCTTCCCATCCCACAGAGGAGCTAAGGCTGTTCTGCGAGCAGTGTGACCAGCCTGTGTGCCACGACTGCGTTGCAGGCAGGCACCGGCAGCACCCCTATGACTTTACCGGCAATGTCATCCACAGGCATGGGGATGCCCTGCGGGAGCTGCTGAAAAGCACCCAGCAGCACACGGGAGCCCTCGAGGATGTGCTGAGCCAGATTGATGACATGGGCAGTGCTGTCCGCAGTCGCGCAGAGGCTGTGGCCACAGAGATCTGTCTGTTTGCCAGTGGGTATGTGAAAGCAATTGAAGAACACCGGGACCGGTTGCTGAAGCAGCTGGAGAACTTGAAGGTGCAGAAGGAAAACCTACTGCACTTGCAGAaggctcagctgcagcagctgctgctggacatGAGGACAGGCGTGGAGTTCACAGAGCGCTTGCTGACAAGCGGCTCGGACCTGGAGATCCTCATCACCAAAGGCGTGGTGGCGAGCCGGCTGGCAAAGCTGAACAGCATTGCTTACAACACCCACCCCAGCGTGGACGATGGGATCCAGTTCTCTCCCCGTGAGAAGGCAGGGCAGTGTTGCGGCTATGAAGTTTTTGGGGCCATTCTCAATAAAGTGGTTGATCCAGCCAGATGTACCCTGCATGGGGAAG ATCTCCACAGTGTGCGTCAGAACCAGCTGACTGGCTTTACCCTGCTCTGCAATGACACCACGGGGGAGCGGATGGGACGAGGAGGAGAGGCCGTGTGGGTCACCATCACCCACAAGGACAAGAGAGACTG CGCAATCAAGCCAACAGTGTGTGATAACGCTGATGGGACCTACCATATTTCCTACAGCCCTGAGGAGCCAGGCTTGTATACTGTCTGCGTCTATGTGAAAGGGCAGCATGTACAG GTGGGTACCAAGGCTGTGGCCACGGACACAAAGGTCACCCTGGCTGCCCACACTGGTCGTGCTGTGGACAAGTGA
- the VTCN1 gene encoding V-set domain-containing T-cell activation inhibitor 1 isoform X1, which produces MASQGQVIFWSMTTVIIILAAVIALIIGFGVSGKRSISVTVLTSPGNIGQHGILGCTFEPDIRMGSIAIRWAKVGVAGLVHEFKGGKDHLQEQDASFQGRTAVFVDEVIGGNASLELRDVRLSDAGTYRCSVTTARGSGAAVLRYRTGAFSTPKVHVENSSSGDTLQCEAPRWFPRPTVHWTAYSDTGEYLPHVANTSYELNAENITLKVVSFLHNVTVNTTYTCVIENNIAKATGNIKVTDFSITRGTNLQLVNLNAESVSSSLPACHWMLLLSLYLLLI; this is translated from the exons ATGGCATCCCAAGGCCAGGTCATTTTCTGGAG cATGACTACAGTCATTATCATCCTGGCTGCGGTGATTGCCCTGATCATCGGTTTTGGTGTCTCAG GAAAACGCTCCATCAGTGTGACAGTGCTGACGTCTCCCGGGAATATCGGCCAGCatggcatcctgggctgcacttTTGAGCCTGACATCCGGATGGGCAGCATAGCAATCCGTTGGGCCAAGGTGGGAGTAGCTGGGCTGGTTCACGAGTTTAAAGGTGGGAAGGATCACCTGCAAGAGCAAGACGCATCGTTTCAAGGCCGCACGGCGGTGTTTGTGGACGAGGTGATTGGTGGCAATGCTTCCCTGGAACTGAGGGACGTGCGGCTCTCCGACGCCGGTACCTACCGGTGCTCTGTCACCACAGCCAGAGGGAGCGGGGCAGCAGTGCTGCGGTACAGGACGGGAG CCTTCAGCACCCCCAAGGTCCAtgtggagaacagcagcagtggggACACACTGCAGTGCGAAGCACCGCGCTGGTTCCCTCGACCCACCGTGCACTGGACAGCCTACAGCGACACTGGGGAGTACCTACCTCACGTCGCCAACACCAGCTACGAGCTGAACGCAGAAAACATCACTCTGAAAGTGGTTTCCTTTCTGCACAACGTTACTGTTAACACCACCTACACCTGCGTGATTGAAAACAACATTGCCAAGGCTACAGGCAACATCAAAGTGACAG ATTTCAGCATTACAAGGGGGACCAACTTGCAGCTGGTGAACCTGAACGCAGAGTCGGTGTCTTCCTCCCTTCCAGCGTGTCACTGgatgcttctgctttctctgtatCTGCTGTTGATATAA
- the VTCN1 gene encoding V-set domain-containing T-cell activation inhibitor 1 isoform X2 translates to MASQGQVIFWSMTTVIIILAAVIALIIGFGVSGKRSISVTVLTSPGNIGQHGILGCTFEPDIRMGSIAIRWAKVGVAGLVHEFKGGKDHLQEQDASFQGRTAVFVDEVIGGNASLELRDVRLSDAAFSTPKVHVENSSSGDTLQCEAPRWFPRPTVHWTAYSDTGEYLPHVANTSYELNAENITLKVVSFLHNVTVNTTYTCVIENNIAKATGNIKVTDFSITRGTNLQLVNLNAESVSSSLPACHWMLLLSLYLLLI, encoded by the exons ATGGCATCCCAAGGCCAGGTCATTTTCTGGAG cATGACTACAGTCATTATCATCCTGGCTGCGGTGATTGCCCTGATCATCGGTTTTGGTGTCTCAG GAAAACGCTCCATCAGTGTGACAGTGCTGACGTCTCCCGGGAATATCGGCCAGCatggcatcctgggctgcacttTTGAGCCTGACATCCGGATGGGCAGCATAGCAATCCGTTGGGCCAAGGTGGGAGTAGCTGGGCTGGTTCACGAGTTTAAAGGTGGGAAGGATCACCTGCAAGAGCAAGACGCATCGTTTCAAGGCCGCACGGCGGTGTTTGTGGACGAGGTGATTGGTGGCAATGCTTCCCTGGAACTGAGGGACGTGCGGCTCTCCGACGCCG CCTTCAGCACCCCCAAGGTCCAtgtggagaacagcagcagtggggACACACTGCAGTGCGAAGCACCGCGCTGGTTCCCTCGACCCACCGTGCACTGGACAGCCTACAGCGACACTGGGGAGTACCTACCTCACGTCGCCAACACCAGCTACGAGCTGAACGCAGAAAACATCACTCTGAAAGTGGTTTCCTTTCTGCACAACGTTACTGTTAACACCACCTACACCTGCGTGATTGAAAACAACATTGCCAAGGCTACAGGCAACATCAAAGTGACAG ATTTCAGCATTACAAGGGGGACCAACTTGCAGCTGGTGAACCTGAACGCAGAGTCGGTGTCTTCCTCCCTTCCAGCGTGTCACTGgatgcttctgctttctctgtatCTGCTGTTGATATAA